The following are from one region of the Chloracidobacterium sp. genome:
- the ftsZ gene encoding cell division protein FtsZ — translation MNNSGIRMFLDEPPITGARIKVIGVGGGGGNAVNRMIEEGIKGVEFIVANTDLQALNASKAPMKIQLGTRSTRGLGAGSNPEVGREAALEDHEKLLDVLEGSDMVFVTAGLGGGTGTGAAPVVASLAIELGALTVAVVTKPFGVEGKKRMAQAERGLAELRGCVDTIITIPNSKLREVEENITLMNAFRSADDVLLQAVQGITDLITTPGIINLDFADVTTVMRGKGVALMGIGSASGPDAASKAMRAALDYKLLEENSITGAKAALINVTGSANMPLGEIEDAIGMIESESDDQADIIWGNVIREDMGDEIRVTVIATGFDTAVQSAMPFPRPMEVPAVANGGGGSVFPAIESKRDEDLEVPTFIRRQAD, via the coding sequence ATGAATAATAGCGGAATAAGAATGTTTTTGGACGAGCCGCCGATAACGGGTGCCCGGATCAAAGTGATCGGCGTGGGCGGCGGCGGCGGCAATGCGGTCAATCGAATGATCGAAGAAGGTATCAAAGGTGTAGAGTTCATTGTCGCGAACACCGATCTTCAGGCGCTCAACGCTTCGAAGGCCCCGATGAAGATCCAACTCGGTACCAGATCGACACGCGGCCTTGGAGCCGGTTCCAACCCGGAGGTCGGACGTGAAGCGGCACTGGAGGATCACGAAAAACTTCTCGACGTGCTCGAAGGGTCTGACATGGTCTTTGTTACCGCAGGCCTAGGCGGTGGGACCGGAACCGGAGCCGCACCGGTCGTTGCATCGCTTGCTATCGAACTCGGAGCATTGACGGTTGCCGTTGTGACCAAGCCGTTTGGTGTCGAGGGCAAGAAGCGAATGGCACAGGCGGAACGCGGCCTTGCCGAACTTCGCGGCTGTGTTGATACCATCATCACGATCCCCAACTCGAAGCTCCGCGAGGTCGAAGAAAATATAACCTTGATGAACGCCTTCAGAAGCGCGGACGACGTGTTGCTGCAGGCGGTCCAGGGCATAACCGACCTGATCACCACGCCGGGAATCATCAATCTTGATTTCGCCGACGTGACCACCGTTATGCGCGGCAAAGGCGTCGCCCTGATGGGTATCGGTTCAGCCAGTGGACCCGATGCGGCGTCGAAAGCGATGCGTGCCGCACTTGATTACAAGTTGCTTGAAGAGAATTCGATCACCGGAGCCAAGGCTGCTCTTATCAACGTAACCGGGAGCGCGAATATGCCGCTCGGCGAGATCGAAGACGCGATCGGTATGATCGAGAGTGAATCGGACGATCAGGCGGACATTATCTGGGGCAACGTCATTCGCGAAGATATGGGTGACGAGATCAGGGTGACGGTTATCGCGACAGGTTTTGATACAGCGGTACAGTCGGCAATGCCGTTTCCGAGGCCGATGGAAGTTCCAGCGGTCGCGAATGGGGGCGGAGGATCTGTTTTTCCCGCAATCGAATCCAAACGAGACGAAGATCTCGAGGTTCCTACATTTATTCGCAGGCAAGCCGACTAG
- the ftsA gene encoding cell division protein FtsA, translating to MSNEIHAIGVDIGTSRVRCIVGEAAASGKMNIVGIGQSESRGLRRGIVTGAEAVADSVKKAVEEAERISGLDLSAVTVNLSGEHFRGENKSGVVAVAGTGREISNEDVDRAIESACAVQLPTGWEVFDRLPQEFIIDGQDGITEPVGMTGSRLESLVHVVTGPSAGRQNLEKAVRRAGLEVERMMLEPLAAAESTLIDDDREYGCAVVNIGSEITGLMIFGRGAVQHTSVFPFGGLHFTKDIAVGLRVSMQEAAKIKHDFGCVASFLMDDEERQEVIEIVPVGRNETRALSKEILCDIMQPRAIELLQHIAQEVAATQAQIPSGVVLTGGGALARGMVEIGEQVFDAPTRVGFPDPNYLGGLSAQVASPDWAVACGLALSSMRTQVREQNLGGRSGAGRVTAWLENFREKFR from the coding sequence ATGAGCAACGAAATTCACGCGATCGGGGTCGACATTGGGACGAGCAGGGTTCGATGCATTGTTGGCGAAGCTGCGGCCAGCGGAAAGATGAACATCGTCGGCATCGGACAATCAGAATCGCGCGGGCTGCGGCGCGGGATCGTGACAGGTGCTGAGGCCGTTGCCGACTCGGTCAAGAAGGCGGTCGAAGAGGCCGAGAGGATCAGCGGGCTCGACCTCAGTGCTGTCACCGTTAATCTTTCCGGCGAACACTTTCGCGGCGAGAACAAGAGCGGGGTCGTTGCTGTAGCCGGAACAGGCCGTGAGATATCGAACGAAGACGTGGACCGTGCGATCGAGTCGGCATGCGCTGTACAGCTGCCGACTGGATGGGAAGTCTTCGACAGGCTTCCACAAGAATTCATCATTGATGGGCAGGACGGCATCACTGAACCGGTCGGAATGACGGGTTCGCGGCTCGAATCGCTTGTTCACGTTGTTACCGGCCCGAGTGCGGGCAGGCAGAATCTCGAAAAGGCAGTGAGGCGGGCAGGCCTCGAAGTCGAACGTATGATGCTCGAACCGCTTGCGGCGGCTGAGAGTACGCTCATCGATGACGATCGTGAATACGGATGTGCTGTCGTGAACATTGGATCCGAGATCACCGGGCTTATGATCTTCGGACGCGGAGCCGTCCAGCATACCTCGGTTTTTCCTTTCGGCGGCCTTCACTTTACAAAGGACATCGCGGTTGGGTTACGCGTGTCGATGCAGGAAGCAGCGAAGATCAAGCACGATTTCGGATGCGTCGCCTCGTTTCTGATGGACGATGAGGAACGGCAGGAAGTCATCGAGATCGTGCCGGTCGGACGAAATGAGACCCGTGCCTTATCCAAGGAAATACTCTGCGACATCATGCAGCCGCGAGCCATCGAACTGCTTCAGCATATTGCTCAGGAGGTCGCGGCAACACAGGCACAGATCCCAAGCGGTGTCGTTCTGACCGGCGGAGGAGCGCTTGCTCGCGGGATGGTCGAGATCGGCGAACAGGTGTTTGATGCGCCTACACGTGTGGGCTTTCCGGATCCGAATTATCTCGGCGGCCTTTCTGCGCAGGTCGCGAGCCCGGACTGGGCCGTCGCATGCGGGCTGGCGCTTTCATCGATGAGAACACAGGTCCGTGAGCAAAACTTGGGCGGAAGATCCGGAGCCGGAAGGGTTACGGCATGGCTTGAGAATTTTCGAGAAAAATTTCGATAA
- a CDS encoding FtsQ-type POTRA domain-containing protein, translating to MARPVKRRSRSATRPKRSSSGAAPRFGNVFPILLSAVILSFIAALVYLGYRTVTASDFFEVRTVAVGGTSRTSRENIERLVESQTVRTGVWNADLNELRSQIEKMPFVRSASVSRVIPNGIRVEVIEHEPKAIVRLSDGDHLVGADGKILARANKNEAALPFVMTGWDESKSERADRENPERVKLYRKMLEEWVTFGIADRVKAVNISDPKEPRAVLDDSGHAVSIAVGRSNFGENLSRGIKAIAGKGTTFEAVDLVGSNMILAPRTDKHQSQKVR from the coding sequence ATGGCGCGACCGGTAAAGAGGCGTTCCAGAAGTGCAACGCGCCCTAAACGTTCAAGTTCTGGGGCAGCTCCGAGATTCGGGAATGTCTTTCCGATATTGCTGAGTGCGGTAATTCTAAGTTTTATCGCGGCCTTGGTTTACCTGGGCTATCGAACTGTCACCGCATCGGACTTCTTTGAGGTAAGGACGGTAGCGGTCGGGGGCACCAGCCGTACATCAAGAGAGAACATCGAACGACTGGTAGAATCGCAGACCGTCAGGACCGGAGTATGGAATGCCGACCTCAATGAACTCAGATCTCAGATCGAAAAGATGCCCTTCGTCAGATCTGCGTCAGTCTCCCGAGTGATTCCGAACGGAATTCGGGTCGAGGTCATCGAACACGAACCCAAGGCGATAGTAAGGCTTTCTGATGGCGATCATTTGGTCGGGGCTGATGGCAAGATACTTGCGAGAGCAAACAAGAATGAGGCCGCGCTTCCATTCGTAATGACCGGCTGGGACGAATCAAAATCGGAAAGAGCCGATAGAGAAAACCCGGAACGCGTAAAGCTCTATCGAAAGATGCTCGAGGAATGGGTCACCTTTGGAATTGCAGATCGGGTCAAGGCCGTAAATATTTCAGATCCGAAGGAGCCGCGTGCTGTTTTGGACGACTCGGGTCATGCGGTTTCGATCGCCGTTGGACGAAGCAATTTTGGTGAGAATTTGAGCCGCGGCATAAAAGCGATCGCGGGCAAAGGCACTACGTTCGAAGCAGTCGATCTGGTCGGATCGAACATGATTCTGGCACCTCGAACTGACAAGCATCAAAGCCAGAAAGTTAGGTAA